A single Aspergillus puulaauensis MK2 DNA, chromosome 7, nearly complete sequence DNA region contains:
- a CDS encoding uncharacterized protein (SECRETED:SignalP(1-23)), whose amino-acid sequence MAPSPSKIAIFLSLGAFLQQAGAAPQQAQQKCDGCGQQTVTSAVTVCTTPPGVPGGTLPIPGETPSQPEAQPSVTPSYPGTIVPIPSNTSPGGTRPTGTPTGPGGGGVGPGGPGGQQPGQPGGQQPGQPGGQQPGQPGGQQPGQPGGQQPGQPGGQQPGQPGGQQPGQPGGQQPGQPGGQQPGQPGGQQPGQPGGQQPGQPGGQQPGQPGGQQPGQPGGPGGAGGAGGPGGPGGPGGPGGIIPGQPGGQQPGKPGGQQPGQPGGQSTGQPTGQPTGQPTGYPPGGGQPGGGQPGGGQPGGGQPGGGPGGPGGAGGPGGPGGPGGPGGYPPGGGQPGGGQPGGGQPGGQPGGGQPGGGQPGGGQPGGGQPGGGQPGGPPGGYPPGGGPPGGGPGGAGGAGGPGGPGGPGGYPPDGGQPGGGQPGGGQPGGGHPGGPTGPGGQPGGGGGGGGGGGGGGGGGGGGGGPTCLCPCPCGGPGVPGGQGPGGQGSGGDSSGHGWGKQDWEDHGHDKSKSTHTPTRTSPSTTESHEEKDTEAASHISGHGDKMKRQPNAPGSDASAGAEPSNTNAGDQSQSDDEHRADIPSFTLPTISAPASTDHQPGSDYRLRPEPTNPPANSAPNRGNSDYGDSGRNDPGRNDNHGGNRGDNISGSNNYGDNNRWDNNNNWNSNDWDKNHGDGGHWDNGRWDPGYDNQGYGDHDHDHGDSNYGRPGYWNNGHFYDNKDDGKVNKTDGYDPKDKDHGFWDPGHGDHDGKDDDKKDDDKKDDDKKDDDKKGDDKKDPSYKDHDNKDDDKDHGKGGYKRDLGRGDRDDEDDDNDHGKGKDDGKKDPSYGDHDDKDDGKDHGKGKDDGKKDPSYKDHDDKDDGHKDQDNKDPGHGDYRKDKHGEDSHHFAMKRFAQDAESTTLSPTSKVRAAPSSSTHSPSSPSSPSSSRHLVARQTPSSHSSATPSSSSRLPRKSPSSSSKLPEATSSSPSGPANTGIRRFRYW is encoded by the coding sequence ATGGCACCATCTCCTAGCAAGATTGCcattttcttgtctttggggGCTTTCCTCCAGCAAGCAGGAGCCGCACCTCAGCAAGCCCAGCAGAAATGTGATGGTTGTGGACAACAAACCGTGACTAGCGCTGTCACTGTTTGCACCACTCCCCCTGGAGTTCCTGGAGGGACTTTGCCAATCCCCGGCGAAACGCCAAGCCAGCCTGAAGCCCAGCCAAGCGTAACTCCAAGCTACCCTGGAACCATTGTACCAATCCCCTCGAATACCTCACCAGGCGGAACCAGGCCAACGGGAACACCTACCGGTcctggaggtggaggtgtcGGTCCTGGAGGGCCTGGTGGTCAGCAGCCAGGACAACCCGGTGGTCAACAGCCAGGACAACCCGGTGGCCAGCAACCAGGTCAGCCCGGTGgtcaacagccaggtcagcccggtggtcaacagccaggtcagcccggtggtcaacagccaggtcagcccGGTGGTCAGCAGCCAGGTCAGCCCGGTGgtcaacagccaggtcagccaggtggtcaacagccaggtcagcccggtggtcaacagccaggtcagcccggtggtcaacagccaggtcagccaGGTGGCCAGCAGCCAGGACAACCCGGTGGCCAGCAACCAGGTCAGCCAGGTGggccaggaggagctggaggagctggaggaccCGGAGGCCCAGGAGGCCCCGGTGGCCCCGGTGGAATCATTCCTGGACAACCCGGTGGTCAGCAACCAGGAAAACCCGGAGGCCAGCAGCCAGGACAGCCCGGTGGTCAGTCTACTGGTCAGCCTACTGGTCAACCTACTGGTCAACCTACTGGATATCCACCTGGAGGTGGTCAACCAGGCGGTGGTCAGCCAGGCGGTGGTCAACCGGGTGGTGGTCAACCGGGTGGTGGTCCGGGAGGCCCTGGAGGTGCTGGTGGTCCAGGTGGTCCAGGTGGTCCAGGGGGGCCTGGCGGTTATCCACCCGGCGGTGgtcagccaggaggaggtcagccaggaggaggtCAGCCAGGAGgtcagccaggaggaggtcagccaggaggaggccagccaggaggaggtcagccaggaggaggcCAGCCAGGCGGTGGTCAACCGGGTGGCCCGCCTGGTGGTTATCCACCCGGTGGTGGTCCGCCCGGTGGTGGTCCgggaggtgctggaggtgctggaggtcCAGGAGGCCCAGGAGGACCTGGCGGTTATCCACCCGATGGTGGTCAGCCAGGCGGCGGTCAGCCTGGAGGAGGCCAACCCGGAGGTGGACATCCTGGTGGCCCTACTGGACCTGGTGGTCAGccaggcggaggaggcggcggcggcggaggaggaggaggaggaggaggaggcggcggcggcggcggaggccCAACCTGTCTATGCCCATGCCCTTGTGGTGGACCTGGTGTTCCCGGAGGCCAGGGTCCAGGGGGTCAAGGCTCTGGCGGAGACTCCAGCGGGCATGGATGGGGAAAACAAGATTGGGAAGATCATGGACACGATAAATCTAAATCAACTCATACACCCACTCGGACAAGCCCAAGCACCACTGAATCGCATGAGGAGAAAGACACCGAAGCGGCATCTCACATATCTGGGCACGGGGATAAAATGAAGAGACAGCCTAACGCCCCGGGCTCAGATGCAAGCGCTGGAGCCGAGCCCTCAAACACTAATGCTGGAGACCAGAGCCAATCCGATGACGAACATCGAGCTGATATTCCCAGCTTTACGCTTCCCACCATCTCAGCACCTGCTAGTACTGACCATCAACCCGGATCAGACTATCGATTGCGCCCAgaaccaaccaacccaccTGCAAACTCCGCTCCCAACCGTGGCAATTCCGACTATGGCGACTCTGGCCGCAACGATCCCGGCCGCAACGATAATCATGGAGGCAACCGCGGGGATAATATCTCTGGCAGTAATAACTACGGGGACAACAATCGCTGggataacaacaacaactggAACAGCAACGATTGGGATAAAAACCACGGGGATGGCGGTCATTGGGATAACGGCCGGTGGGATCCTGGTTACGACAACCAGGGCTATGGAGACCATGACCACGACCATGGAGACAGCAACTACGGACGTCCAGGATATTGGAACAATGGCCATTTCTACGACAACAAAGACGACGGCAAGGTAAACAAGACTGACGGTTATGATCCTAAAGATAAAGACCACGGCTTCTGGGATCCCGGCCATGGGGATCACGACggcaaggatgatgacaagaaggacgatgacaaaAAAGATGATGACAAAAAGGATGATGACAAAAAGGGTGATGACAAAAAGGATCCTAGCTATAAAGATCATGACAACAAGGATGATGATAAGGACCATGGTAAGGGTGGTTACAAGAGGGATCTCGGCCGTGGAGATcgtgatgacgaggatgatgataatgatcatggcaagggcaaggatgatggcaaAAAGGATCCCAGCTATGGAGATCACGACGACAAGGATGATGGTAAGGATCatggcaagggcaaggatgatggcaaAAAGGATCCCAGCTATAAAGATCACGACGACAAGGATGATGGCCATAAAGACCAGGATAACAAAGACCCCGGCCACGGAGACTACAGAAAGGATAAACATGGAGAAGACAGCCACCACTTCGCAATGAAGCGATTCGCCCAAGACGCGGAATCCACCACACTCTCACCCACCTCGAAAGTGCGTGCGGCTCCATCGTCCTCGACAcactcgccctcctcgccctcctcgccctcgtcgtcgaggcACCTAGTAGCAAGACAAACCCCATCATCCCACTCCAGCGCGACCCCTTCGAGCTCCTCGAGACTACCCCGGAAGTCGCCGTCCAGTTCCTCGAAGCTACCAGAGGCGACGAGCTCGTCACCATCGGGGCCAGCTAACACCGGTATCAGGCGATTCCGATACTGGTAA
- a CDS encoding MCT family MFS transporter (COG:G;~EggNog:ENOG410QDB6;~InterPro:IPR020846,IPR011701,IPR036259;~PFAM:PF07690;~TransMembrane:12 (i117-138o158-180i187-210o216-239i246-268o274-296i322-344o356-378i385-406o412-435i447-465o477-498i);~go_function: GO:0022857 - transmembrane transporter activity [Evidence IEA];~go_process: GO:0055085 - transmembrane transport [Evidence IEA]), with the protein MSAKIRLPDSPSGEPQNESKQISVHDTHIPTSDFQSHRADDDTTSDGVPTGNIIDHTEKSELPSVQNHPQPQSMSEYDLHRRVSEATAPDDLDQRAPASRVTTDADGNTYPEGGLDAWLVVLGSFLGLFASLGLVNTIGSFQAYLQTNQLKEYSSGSISWVFGMYTFLTFFGGVQVGPIFDAKGPRLLVFGGAVLVMVMVVTIGFCTQYWHFMLSIGVAGGLGTSMIFTPAISAIGHYFNKRRGIATGIASTGGSIGGIAFPLILQALFPKIGWGWATRVVALICLISLIGSCLLVKSRLPKKPASRENVLPDFRIFRDLKLTLTTAGIFFIEWGLFIPISYISSYALAHGTSETLSYQMLAFLNVGSFFGRAIPGFFADYVGRFNTLIATVALCLVCNACLWLPAGDNVPVMIVYCAMFGFASGSNISLTPVCISQLCKIENYGRYYATSYTIVSFGTLTGMPIAGETLSRCNGDYWGLISYTICCYAAGLVCVTAAKLIHVGWRQPWVIY; encoded by the exons ATGTCAGCAAAAATCAGACTTCCCGACTCACCATCTGGAGAGCCACAGAACGAATCCAAACAAATCTCCGTTCATGACACGCATATCCCGACATCAGACTTTCAGTCGCATCGAGCTGATGATGACACTACCTCTGATGGCGTACCCACTGGCAACATCATAGACCATACAGAAAAGTCAGAACTGCCATCAGTGCAGAATCATCCCCAACCACAATCGATGTCTGAATATGATCTTCACAGACGGGTCTCCGAAGCTACTGCTCCCGATGATCTGGACCAGCGCGCTCCCGCTAGTCGGGTCACGACTGATGCAGATGGCAACACTTATCCAGAAGGCGGCTTAGACGCCTGGTTAGTCGTTCTAGGCTCATTCTTGGGTCTTTTCGCCTCTCTTGGTCTAGTGAATACCATCGGCTCTTTTCAAGCGTACCTTCAAACCAACCAATTGAAAGAATACAGCTCTGGAAGCATATCATGGGTATTCGGCATGTATACCTTTCTGACTTTCTTCGGCGGTGTCCAGGTTGGGCCTATTTTCGACGCCAAAGGGCCCAGACTTTTGGTTTTTGGCGGCGCCGTACTGGTAATGGTAATGGTGGTGACCATCGGCTTCTGTACCCAGTATTGGCATTTTATGCTGTCAATTGGGGTTGCTGGGGGGTTAGGAACTTCTATGATCTTCACTCCTGCGATATCCGCAATTGGCCACTATTTCAACAAGAGGCGTGGAATAGCAACAGGAATTGCGTCTACAGGTGGCTCTATAGGTGGTATCGCATTTCCTTTGATCCTACAGGCCCTGTTCCCTAAGATCGGATGGGGATGGGCCACTCGAGTCGTCGCTTTGATTTGCCTGATTTCGTTGATCGGTTCATGCTTGCTGGTCAAGTCACGACTCCCAAAAAAGCCAGCGTCCAGAGAAAACGTTTTGCCAGATTTTCGTATCTTCCGGGACCTCAAACTTACGCTCACCACAGCGggaatcttcttcattgaATGGGGGCTCTTTATTCCAATAAGCTACATCTCCTCATATGCCTTAGCACACGGTACCTCTGAAACCCTTTCATACCAGATGTTGGCATTTCTCAACGTGGGTTCATTCTTTGGAAGAGCGATTCCTGGGTTTTTTGCAGACTATGTTGGCAGATTCAACACCCTTATAGCCACGGTTGCACTATGTCTCGTCTGCAACGCGTGCCTCTGGCTCCCTGCTGGCGACAATGTGCCTGTGATGATTGTGTACTGTGCGATGTTTGGGTTTGCTAGCGGCAGCAACATCAGTCTTACTCCTGTCTGCATCTCGCAGCTCTGTAAAATTGAGAACTATGGGAGATATTACGCCACGTCATATACGATTGTGAGCTTTGG CACTTTGACAGGAATGCCCATTGCAGGCGAAACTCTCTCTCGGTGCAACGGAGACTACTGGGGCCTCATATCGTATACGATCTGTTGCTATGCTGCAGGTCTTGTCTGTGTGACAGCAGCGAAGCTAATCCACGTTGGATGGCGCCAACCATGGGTGATATATTAG
- a CDS encoding uncharacterized protein (COG:G;~EggNog:ENOG410Q1SR): MPFGINPFSKQDHDFPGVIVPLSNAPAHSHPNPQASPDPEKKVGPDDKTDTGSLDRAPSAENGVGSIHSHQPSHDGPLTLEILRAEVENDVVASGHDSAYDRKAKVINRAIQDIGMGRYQWRLFALCGFGWLADNLWLQVRRWHFHFLTLPIFCNIHANSVGCCAHVAPTDAGVRRR; this comes from the exons ATGCCTTTCGGAATCAATCCCTTCTCGAAGCAAGACCACGACTTTCCCGGCGTGATCGTGCCCCTATCCAATGCCCCCGCGCATTCGCATCCGAACCCGCAAGCCAGCCCCGATCCGGAGAAAAAAGTAGGCCCTGATGACAAGACTGATACTGGGAGCCTCGACAGGGCTCCCTCTGCAGAAAACGGCGTGGGCTCCATCCACAGTCACCAACCAAGCCACGATGGGCCTCTTACTCTGGAGATCCTGCGTGCTGAGGTTGAGAATGACGTGGTTGCCTCAGGCCATGACTCCGCCTATGATC GCAAAGCAAAAGTGATTAATAGGGCCATCCAAGACATTGGAATGGGCCGTTACCAGTGGCGGCTGTTTGCGCTCTGTGGGTTTGGTTGGCTCGCGGACAA TCTGTGGCTCCAGGTACGGCGATGGCATTTTCACTTCCTAACCTTGCCCATATTTTGCAATATTCATGCTAATTCCGTAGGGTGTTGCGCTCACGTTGCCCCAACTGACGCTGGAGTTCGGCGTCGATGA
- a CDS encoding uncharacterized protein (COG:G;~EggNog:ENOG410Q1SR;~InterPro:IPR020846,IPR011701,IPR036259;~PFAM:PF07690;~TransMembrane:7 (o16-40i52-75o95-119i199-220o246-264i276-293o363-382i);~go_function: GO:0022857 - transmembrane transporter activity [Evidence IEA];~go_process: GO:0055085 - transmembrane transport [Evidence IEA]): protein MISGAFGLASGGGPNWIGTCALYACLGLGVGGNLPVDGALFLEFLPFASGNLLTMLSVWWPVGNLVSSLLAWAFIPNFTCSEEGPCRKEDNMGWRYLVITLGAITFVMFLCRFFLFHLYESPKFLLSRGRQDEAVAAVHGIAYKNRKKTWLTVEILNEIGGYPEQTSTPQNLNNKEIVERYMSKFSLERIRGLFVTKKLGITTVILWFCWATIGMGYPLFNAFLPQYLQRAGGGEPQATSIVYRNYAITSIVGLPGSILACWTVDIKYIGRKGTMMTATMITGVLIFCFTASTDPDIQLLCSSLENFFQNIMYGVLYAYTPEVFPAPSRGTGSGICSCLNRIAGLCAPLVAIYSGTANPDAPIYASGGLMLAAFVAMIFLPIETRGRQTL from the exons ATGATTAGCGGTGCTTTTGGTCTTGCCTCTGGTGGCGGCCCGAACTGGATTGG TACCTGTGCACTATATGCCTGCTTGGGTCTTGGAGTCGGAGGCAACTTGCCTGTTGACGGAGCTCTTTTCCTCGAGTTCCTACCATTTGCCTCTGGGAATCTTCTGACCATGCTGAGTGTGTGGTGGCCAGTTGGTAACTTGGTATCTAGTCTTCTGGCCTGGGCCTTCATTCCAAACTTCACCTGTTCGGAAGAAGGACCATGCAGGAAGGAGGATAACATGGGCTGGAGATACCTAGTGATTACGCTAGGTGCCATCACCTTTGTTATGTTCCTGtgccgcttcttcctcttccacctaTATGAGTCCCCCAAGTTTTTGCTTTCCCGCGGACGACAGGATGAAGCCGTTGCAGCAGTACACGGTATTGCATACAAGAACCGCAAGAAGACCTGGCTCACCGTCGAAATCCTGAACGAAATTGGCGGGTACCCAGAACAGACATCAACTCCCCAGAACCTCAACAACAAGGAAATTGTTGAGAGATATATGTCCAAGTTCTCTCTGGAGCGCATCAGAGGCCTCTTTGTCACCAAGAAACTTGGAATTACTA CCGTGATCCTCTGGTTCTGCTGGGCCACCATCGGAATGGGCTATCCTCTCTTCAATGCATTCCTCCCCCAATACCTGCAAAGGGCTGGCGGAGGTGAGCCCCAGGCAACATCTATCGTCTACCGCAACTACGCCATTACCTCGATCGTCGGCCTGCCTGGTTCCATCCTCGCGTGCTGGACCGTTGACATCAAGTACATCGGCCGCAAAGGCACAATGATGACAGCCACCATGATCACCGGCGTCCTGATCTTCTGTTTCACTGCCTCTACAGATCCAgacatccaactcctctgcTCTTCCCTCGagaacttcttccagaatatCATGTACGGCGTTCTATACGCTTACACCCCCGAGGTCTTCCCCGCTCCCAGCCGTGGCACTGGTAGTGGAATCTGCAGCTGCCTGAACCGGATTGCCGGTCTCTGTGCTCCCCTCGTTGCCATCTACTCTGGGACCGCGAACCCAGATGCCCCCATCTATGCCTCTGGTGGCCTGATGCTCGCTGCATTTGTGGCCATGATCTTCCTCCCGATCGAGACGAGAGGGAGACAGACACTGTAA
- a CDS encoding serine/threonine-protein kinase (COG:T;~EggNog:ENOG410PGJ8;~InterPro:IPR000719,IPR011009,IPR008271;~PFAM:PF07714,PF00069;~TransMembrane:1 (i337-355o);~go_function: GO:0004672 - protein kinase activity [Evidence IEA];~go_function: GO:0005524 - ATP binding [Evidence IEA];~go_process: GO:0006468 - protein phosphorylation [Evidence IEA]) — MSTIQSLKNFIRHGKQARLVTPHAEPTTNVSAVHAEQQRQPQGSFSPAAGNLDAIDSKMGSGQPQASQRSSPEAPVKRGREAEIEQIIAEEKSSRSKMPKYPGLERYALLEKMGDGAFSNVYRAKDTTGEYDEVAIKVVRKFEMNSTQSVALLHPDFKKKPKAAERANILKEVQIMRQIDHPNIVKLVQFSESRQYYYIVLELCPGGELFHQIVRLTYFSEDLSRHVILQVAKAIEYLHETSGVVHRDIKPENLLFYPTEFIPSKHPKPSQPGDEDKVDEGEFIPGKGAGGIGTIKIADFGLSKVIWDSQTMTPCGTVGYTAPEIVKDERYSKSVDMWALGCVLYTLLCGFPPFYDESIQVLTEKVARGQYTFLSPWWDDISKSAKDLISHLLTVDPEERYSIKQFLAHPWIRQTDEETQAASDAPPLTTPSLREVRNQPLDAVAADLAPYPPASAQLATTDRPMDFRSPGAINLREVFDVGYAVHRQEEEGKRRKAGRGYRQSNPTSAFQSALNPLNEDYDDEEGIPYQTVNDDGHPPAKIQKHAGDVAAVEAKMRQTNLGATSHAAQARQSNQPRQQQGYGQHSAHVAAAAKQNIVRNARGPFELSLDNATLLEKRGRRQQEQPAV; from the exons ATGAGCACCATCCAGAGCCTAAAAAATTTCATACGTCATGGGAAACAAGCCCGCCTTGTCACCCCCCATGCGGAACCTACCACCAACGTCTCTGCCGTCCACGCTGAACAACAGCGTCAACCCCAGGGTTCATTTTCTCCCGCTGCTGGGAATCTAGACGCAATTGATAGCAAAATGGGGAGTGGTCAGCCCCAAGCCTCACAACGGTCATCTCCCGAAGCTCCCGTCAAGAGGGGCCGAGAGGCCGAAATCGAACAGATCATCGCCGAAGAGAAGAGTAGTCGCTCCAAGATGCCCAAGTATCCGGGGTTGGAGCGTTACGCCTTGCTGGAGAAAATGGGCGACGGTGCCTTCAGCAACGTTTACCGCGCCAAGGATACCACTGGTGAATATGACGAAGTTGCAATCAAAGTGGTTCGAAAATTTGAGATGAATAGCACACAG TCTGTCGCCCTGCTACATCCTGACTTCAAAAAAAAGCCGAAAGCTGCGGAG CGAGCCAACATCTTGAAAGAAGTACAAATTATGCGCCAAATTGATCACCCGAACATCGTCAAACTGGTTCAATTTTCCGAGTCGCGCCAATATTACTATATTGTCCTGGAACTTTGCCCCGGCGGTGAACTTTTCCATCAGATTGTTCGCTTGACGTACTTCAGTGAAGACCTCAGTCGCCATGTCATTCTGCAAGTTGCTAAAGCAATTGAATATCTACACGAAACATCAGGTGTTGTGCATCG TGATATCAAACCCGAGAACCTCCTTTTCTATCCCACAGAATTCATCCCCTCGAAACACCCAAAACCAAGTCAgcccggtgatgaggacaaGGTGGACGAAGGAGAATTCATTCCCGGCAAGGGTGCTGGTGGGATTGGCACAATCAAGATCGCCGACTTTGGCCTTTCCAAAGTCATCTGGGACAGCCAAACGATGACCCCATGTGGTACTGTCGGCTACACTGCTCCCGAGATCGTCAAGGATGAAAGGTACTCCAAGAGTGTGGACATGTGGGCGCTGGGATGTGTTCTCTATACCCTCCTCTGCGGATTCCCACCTTTCTACGATGAGAGCATCCAAGTCCTCACCGAGAAGGTTGCCCGGGGGCAGTATACCTTCCTATCACCGTGGTGGGATGACATCTCCAAGTCAGCGAAGGACCTGATTTCCCATCTCTTAACCGTTGATCCTGAGGAGCGGTATTCCATTAAGCAATTCCTGGCCCATCCGTGGATTCGACAGACCGACGAGGAGACACAAGCTGCCTCGGACGCCCCACCGCTAACAACGCCCTCGCTAAGGGAAGTCCGCAACCAACCACTAGATGCAGTCGCAGCGGACCTTGCGCCGTACCCACCGGCAAGCGCGCAGCTGGCCACTACAGACCGGCCCATGGATTTCAGATCTCCCGGGGCGATCAACTTGCGGGAAGTCTTCGATGTCGGTTACGCTGTCCACCgacaggaggaagagggcaaaCGACGCAAAGCTGGCCGTGGGTATCGCCAGAGTAACCCGACTTCTGCGTTCCAATCAGCTCTCAACCCACTCAATGAAGACtatgatgacgaggaagggATTCCCTATCAAACCGTTAACGACGATGGGCATCCTCCGGCGAAAATCCAGAAGCATGCTGGCGATGTCGCTGCAGTGGAAGCTAAAATGCGCCAAACTAACCTGGGAGCCACCAGCCATGCTGCTCAGGCGCGGCAATCCAACCAACCCCGTCAGCAGCAGGGCTATGGGCAACACAGCGCTCATGTTGCGGCTGCCGCAAAGCAGAATATAGTCCGCAATGCCCGGGGACCATTTGAACTCAGTCTGGACAATGCAACTTTGCTAGAAAAGCGAGGCAGGAGgcaacaagaacagcctgCTGTCTag